ATTAGATTATTCCATGCATGATGGGAGCGGTTGCTTTTTTTCATCATGACCATCTCATATAAAATCAAGGTCAAGCACGAATTTTGGGTCACCAACCAAACCCTAATTTCCCCTCAAATGAGGCTCAATTATGCTCTCTAAGGACCTAATTATCAGGTTGGGTGTGGGAAGATGAGACCCACATCCTCGTTTGGTACTCCCAACTGAATGACCACGACCTTGTCTCCTGGTTTCTATACATCATTGCTTACACTAGGATTTAACCACCCACTTAATTTAATCGCCGGTGTTTCGGGACTCGCATTGATAGGACTTTGACATCGATAGATTGCAAACATATCGGCCATAATATACCTCGTGCTTATGGGGTTCGGGACAATCTAACTACCCACCATAGATTTTTTTTCgggaaaaaaatgataagaacATTTATGTTAGAAATGAAGTTAAGGTAATAGTCCGACGATAATCGGTAGGATCCACCTTAGACGATATAACTTTAAGTGTGATTTTTTCGTTCCATCTTTCGACTTAGAATCGGATTTTATGATTGTGGAGTGGTCTTTGCAAACATCCAATTCTCATCGATTGCACGCATGCGAGTAGCCAACCGAACAAGCTATTGTAGCAGCAACATGGAGAAGCAATGATAGGAGCGACTCGATCGAGTGCTCACAACAGTAAATGTTGGCAATGGGCGTCGCGTGAATCCCCGTCCCAATCTTCGGAGCTGAAACGTTAAATTTTACCGGCATTGATTGCGGGGGCATTGATGCTTCCCATGCTGCTCTTTACTAAGCTGCGGATTACTTACCACGTCCGCCCGTTGTTCTGTGACCATCGCTCCGTTCGTTGTGCGGTCCTGCATCGACGTCGTCCGCCCTTAATTTTCGCGAATGCTTTTGGTGGGGCGTCGCTGCTGGCTGAAAAGCGATGTGCTTGCCTTGCTTCGCTTGCCATTCTGGTTGACTGGTGCTCTAGATCCACGGAGGAAGCAGGACGCGAAAAGGTGAGACAGTTGATGTTTCGAGTGGGCTTTGGCTAGAGGTGACGATGGGATCGAAACTCCAAACCTTTTACTTTGTGTACTATTAGATAGACCCTACAGCAAGGTCACCAAGCAATCTAATATCTCTTTGGTAAATATTAATGCTACGTAATCTTTCCATGTTTGATAACGTGTTAAAATTCCAATTCGCTTGCACATAaactatataatatataatgcgTATTGTAATACACTTGCAAACCCTTCTTTTTTCCGTTAATTCAATGGTATTACAGCTCGTTATGGGGGAACGACCTAATTCCATCTctattaaatgaattaaaggCATGCAATGCACACTCAAGCTAAGAGATTTACTGTTATGCCATCACTTATTGCCCAGGCttgtaatttctctttttgagtgAAAATTTAGAGAGTAGAAGCTTTCCATTCTTGAAAAAGAATCCAATTTTATATCGAATGAAGATGAACTTTCTACTTTACAAAATCGACAAACTCGCCGCTCATGCAATTAGGTGACATGGTTCCAGGGAATTAATTCTTGAGTGGGCTACTTAAGCTCACTAATTTGTTCTATTTTGGGctctaattattttttgtcctcgtcgaaaaagaaaaggagactTGAATTTTGTACTTGCGAATTACAATTCTCGAAGGCTTCTTTTGTGGCCCAAACTTTGGTGAAGGTGGGAGTAGGAGTGGGGAATCTATTCGTTGGCAGGTCACAAGAAACCCACAGTAGCGCACGTGCCCTATTCTCAGTGAAATCGTGCTGCCACGCGTGCAGCTTCggaattgcaaaaaaataatcttTAGAGTTCGCGTCTTTATctaatttgttgaaattaataaaatattggaaaatatgTGAGTTAAGGTGGACTTTCGATGGACTTGCCGACAATTGAACAGAACACTCCCaataattataatgataaaTATATTCACCAATAATTTTAAGTGAATGCATTCAAGATTTTAAAATATATCacaaaattacaatttaattttaattttttttaaaagtgcactaaaatttatttagttgatgcaatcaaattctaaaactttttagcattttttcattatcaaattggccggaattaataaaaagatttgATTTCACAAACTTGATAAGCTTTAAAATTTGATatgcacttttgaaaattttataactcaattacacttttatgataagttttaaaatttgattatatttttaaaagtttataaactcTATTGCACATGGCTCCTAATACACTCATTTCGTTATTTCTTAATGCCTTAGTTAAGAATTTTGCCAAATCACATCCTAACtgcattatttactttttaaatatatttcctAATAACCATGGGTATCCAAGCAACTCGAAAACTCAATAATTCATGGTGTACAAATACTATCCTCTAGCATTTAGACAAATTTggaaagacagaaaaaaaattagtaactCGTTGGATTAGTTTGATCTTCCCTCCTTAAGAAGTTAGACGtgtgatttttccataaataattACTTTGGAGTAAAACCAAGAAAGTAATTTCGTGATGTTGAAGTTTAACCTCGCTTTACGCATCAACGCTACGAAACTGAAACGCCGTTAAAAACTTGATGCCcccgacgacgacgacgtcgTCTCGCTCCCGCCACGTCACTCCCCGTGATCACCTTCCTCCTTTAAAAAGTAGAAGCCAAGCCAGCGGAGCAGAAGCAAGGCACAGCATCGAAAAAGcgcagactctctctctctctctagccggCCGACGACCGTACGCCGCCGGCGATGTCGCCAGATACACCGGCGgcaccacctcctcctcctccctgaCTCCCCCACCCCCGACCACACCACTTCCGCCACCGCGGCCTAATCGCCGGACGCCGCCACAATGCCGGCCTACACTCCGCCGCAACCGCCGCAGAACCTCAAGCAGAAGGTCCTCACCTGCCTCACCAAGCTCGCCGACCGCGACACCTACTCCATCGCGTCCGCCGAGCTGGACTCCATAGCTCGGTCGCTCGATCCGGCGTCGTTCTCGGTCTTCATCTCGTGCGTCAACTCCACCGACGCGTCCGACAAGTCCCCGGTGCGCAAGCAATGCGTGAAGCTCctcgcgaccctcgccgccACGCACGGCAACGCCCTCTCCCCGCACCTGCCAAAGATGATCTCCGGCCTCACGCGCCGCCTCCGCGATCCGGACTCCGCCGTCCGATCCGGCTGCGTCGGCGCCACCGCCGCTCTCGCCGCGAACGTGAACAGGCCTTCTTTCGATTCGTTCCTGAAGGCTTTCTCCGACGCGCTCTTCACCGAGCAAGACGTGAACGCGCAGACGAGCGCGGCTCTGTGCTTGGCGTCCGCCATCAGTGCTTCGCCGGATCCTGAGCCTGCGAAATTGTGCAGGTTGTTGCCGAGGTTTGAGAGACTGTTGAAGACCGATGCTTTTAGGGCGAACTCGGCGGCACTGACGCTGATCGAGAGCGTGGTCGGTGTCGGCGCGGCCAGGAGCGAGGGAGTGTTGAAGAATTTGGTGCCTTGTCTGCTCGGATTCCTCAGTGGCGAGGACTGGGCTGCGAGGAAGGCCTCCGCGGAGGTTCTATTGAAGTTGGCGGTCGTGGAGAGCGATTTGTTGGTGGAGTTTAAGCCCGCGTGTTTGAAGGTCTTTGAGAATCGGCGGTTTGATAAGGTCTGCTTCTTTAATCTTGTGCACTGCATAATTTGCAAATTTCACCGTATGATTTGGGATGGTAGCTCCGATCAATGTGGCAGCTTTGAAGAATTCTGATCTCCAGGATACAATTCATGATCATAACGCGGTAGTTGTACGGTGATTTCCTTTTTAGGGGTAGTTTGCCAGTGTAGGTGTTAGGTGGGCAGTAGATTTGGACCTGGATTTCTGCATTAGTCAACCTGGGACGGACTACTCAATTGGTGTCGATTTTCCAAACTTTGGTTCATGAATTTAATGTCGAATTAATCCATCTGGTTTACTAGGTGAGGGCAGTTAGAGAGGTTATGAACCAGATGGTGGAGGCCTGGAAGCTGATTCCTGATCTTTCCGAGGAGGTGTCCACTCCGCGTCAGTCAGTCTCTTCTTCCAAAGGTTTGGATCTTTATAGCATTTTCACTTTTCCTCTTGCTGGGTTTGTTGCGAGATCTACAAATGGTTGAATTCCATTCAAATTATTATGGTGCTGACCACTCTGGATctgaaaatggcaaaaaaaaatggttatgCAAATTAGATACTAATCTGGATTCACATCATCTTGGATTATAAATGTTGGAGCAGTTTACCGAGCCATAGACATAGCCATAGGATTCATGGTTGCTCAATAGGttcagatttggaaaacttctGACGTTAGCTTATTTAATTGCTTGCCATATTCTTAAGATCGTTTGCCAATGTTTTTTTCTGCTGCGGTATCTGCTTGATTCAAGCTCTTTCTTTCCCTGTTGATACAGAAAATGCGAGTGATGGGCGTTATCCATCTGCATCAAgaactctttcttcttctggaTCTGTCGGGCCTCGGATGAGGAAAAAACAAACGCCACCTGGCCATCCAACTCCACCAACTGGTTCATCTGCATCTGCAAGCACTCTAAGGAAGAGAAGTCCACTGAAGAGTAGCAACAGAAATGTCAGTCCTGTCCTTCAGAAGGTGGATAATAAGAAGCCTTCGGACTGGAAAGTTGAAATTGCTATTTCCCGATCTACCTTATCAAAGGGGAGTGGTGGGGATGATCTCAAGGAGAGGAATGAAAACATACCTCAAAGAAAGAGCAATGAGATTTACGGGGTCTCTAAGTCAGAAACAAAAAGAGCCCTTTTCAGCAAGAACTCTGATGAGAATTTACCCAAGCCTAGTGGATTCAGGACTGGATCTCGAGTGGTTCCATTTCCTGAGGAGAGGTCTGATTTTACTCCCGTAGCTAGTAACACGGCTGAAGATCACCACAGGAATCACAAGGATTGTGAAGATTTATCATTAATCCGCAGTCAGCTCGTTCAGATTGAACAGCAGCAAACAAGTCTACTAGATCTCCTCCAGGTCTGTTTGCCAAGCATAAGCATCGAATCTTCTATCCAATCAGTCACTGCTGACTGCACCAGGGTTGCACTAGATAATGAAATAGTGGCACTATAATTTTATCAAGTAACAGTGTGAAAATTTTCATAGCCTGGTAGAAAAACATTTAGGATTTGTTCATGTGCAAACAATATGAAGAATCGCATAATTAGTTGCCTCATCCTTAGCAGCTTTTGCACAATCAAGAATATCCAAAATAATATGGTAATACTGTGAGCTATTTTTGGTCTTCGGTTACCTTTTATGGTTATATCCATATCAACACCTGTACTGGTTCTTGGTCTGATTTTACATTCCTGTGTTCTCCTATTAGAGATTCATTGGGAGCTCACAAAATGGAATGCGTTCTTTGGAGACACGTGTGCAAGGTTTGGAGATGGCATTGGATGAGATCTCATATGACTTGGCACTAACAAGTGGAAGGATGACTAACACCGACTCCAGAAGAACCTCCTGTTGCATGTTACCTAGAGATTTCTTGAGTTCAAGATTTCGGAGGAAGCCAGGGGGTCGGTACTCGAGTACCAGGTTCATCTCTTCTGATGCGCCATCAGTGTCCTCAACATGCTTCAGAGCTGATAGGAGCTGTGACACTGGAGTGTGTAATTTGGAAAACCGCAGGTTTCGACAGCAGGGTGGTGCTGGCTTTATGGTGAATCCATTGGCTAAGATTCGTACTGAGAATCAGTTGATTCCTGAGATGGTGCAGTAGCCAATACAATTGCCAGGTATAGAGTCATGATGTTTCCACAAGTCTTTAGTTCTGTCTTGGCAGATAAATAAATTGCCTTAATGACCAAAACCTCCTCACAAGACAAGTCGCGAGATTGCACCGCCTCAAATTCTTCAGTTGCAactcattagagatcatattgaaGGTTTCATTTCACTCCTGAAACAGCAAGACCCAAGGTCTTCTGCCACTACAGACTCACAATCTCAATGTCCcattttaaaaatcaagattattctcattttAATTCTGAAGCTGTACTACCTATGTGGTAACCCCTGTATCCGGTTTATcttaccattttcagtcctaatAACGAACCGCTAATTGGAGGAATAGGTGTCCCATTAATTTGTCGTTCATTTGCTGTTTGTCATGGCATTGCTCCAGTATCTGACCCtgattttttgcatttatgcaACAGATGCGTAGTTTTGTTTCTGATGGGACTGGAACCTCTGAAGCGGAGCAGCTTAGTAGATGGAACGTTCCGCGATAGAGGAGAGAAACGGAAACCGTCACGGATCGcgttttgtaatatttgaagCGAAAAATCAGCACACCAGATGACATCAAACTGGGCATCCCAAGTACAGAGAGTGGACTGCGTACAGAGGGTGGGGCGTCTTCTCTCTTCCGCCCATCCCCGTAGGCTTTGATCTCTTCCCTAGATCTTAGAATTCTTGTATTGCTCTATTGAACGATTGAACGCTTGTGTATTCACTCCACTGGTCAGTGTTGCCAGAGCCATAATCCGAATCGTGTTTGCAATCTCACTTCATCGTGACAAGTAGAACTGTGTTTGCATTGGCTGATTCATACACCACAATTTCTACGGGCCCTTAAGATAAGGAGTGTGAAGAGTTAATCATGAGAGTGGGAGATGATCGTCTACGATCGATAACCATCGAGGTCCAAGCCCCAACAACTTCATTGTAACATTGTCAACTTTCAAGATAATCGTGAGTTTCCTTCCAAGGAGTGGACagaaaattacttttatggACCGGACACATGCACCGTGCGTGTATCTGTACGGTCGAGTCTGATGGACCTATGTTAAATGTTAAATAAACTTCGGCGTGAATCTGAATGGTCGAATCTGACGAACCTACGATAAATAAAATTGGTGAGATCTATCAATTTCGAATGATGCAGGTGGACATGGGTGCGTACCTATCGTGCTTGCAATAACTCTAAAAAATATCGAGGGAGATTTCGCTATCTAAGGTTTCTAAACTGATGGCCTCAATATCGTCGTTCTCCTACTCTGTTAACAATCAATTATGAACGAATTTGCTTCACGACTCGAGTTGTTCCAATTGCATTACTCTGATCAGGGTTGGTTATACAAGGATGAAGTTCTCTGTTCCAAGGTAAGGATTTTATCCAGCCATAGATAAGCCTACACCTCCAGCTTCTTCGATTTGAGCCGTGGGGATAGTCCATGGATCAAATCTAGAAGCGAAGATCTTAAAATATCGCCACGAGGGGACAGTCCATGGATCAAATCTAGAAGCGAAGATCTTAAAATCTCGCCACGAGCAAGCTAAACGACTGGGCAATGTGAGCTACACATGGTTCAGAGTTCAGGCTAGTTGTCAAGAGATGGGAATATGTAACCCTAGTGGATGAGAGCCCTGATCATTCATGACGGGCAAACGAGCTTCCaagaaaaacaagcaatccTCCGCGCATTTCAAAATGATAACTACAACACTATAAACAACAATGAATGTCGTCATTAAATATATATCCGAAAGTTTTGCTTTATTCGCCTCTCTATAATACTATAATGAAAGATAAGTTCAAGAAAACAACTATACCATGCAGGTTCCACGGCCATTATTAAAGTATAACTGGAAAACTATGAAAATATTGACATGGTCCATAAATTATCAGATCGCGTTGTGACATGATCCGCCTCACTGCTACCTGTATAGATATCACCAACAAAATAACCTTTCTCTTGAACCAGGCTGCTGAGGGAACCTCCCGGTCTCTCTTCACGCGACACCACACAGCCTCTAATTCCATTTGCCCTTCGACAGAGACA
The sequence above is drawn from the Eucalyptus grandis isolate ANBG69807.140 chromosome 11, ASM1654582v1, whole genome shotgun sequence genome and encodes:
- the LOC104426312 gene encoding TORTIFOLIA1-like protein 3 is translated as MPAYTPPQPPQNLKQKVLTCLTKLADRDTYSIASAELDSIARSLDPASFSVFISCVNSTDASDKSPVRKQCVKLLATLAATHGNALSPHLPKMISGLTRRLRDPDSAVRSGCVGATAALAANVNRPSFDSFLKAFSDALFTEQDVNAQTSAALCLASAISASPDPEPAKLCRLLPRFERLLKTDAFRANSAALTLIESVVGVGAARSEGVLKNLVPCLLGFLSGEDWAARKASAEVLLKLAVVESDLLVEFKPACLKVFENRRFDKVRAVREVMNQMVEAWKLIPDLSEEVSTPRQSVSSSKENASDGRYPSASRTLSSSGSVGPRMRKKQTPPGHPTPPTGSSASASTLRKRSPLKSSNRNVSPVLQKVDNKKPSDWKVEIAISRSTLSKGSGGDDLKERNENIPQRKSNEIYGVSKSETKRALFSKNSDENLPKPSGFRTGSRVVPFPEERSDFTPVASNTAEDHHRNHKDCEDLSLIRSQLVQIEQQQTSLLDLLQRFIGSSQNGMRSLETRVQGLEMALDEISYDLALTSGRMTNTDSRRTSCCMLPRDFLSSRFRRKPGGRYSSTRFISSDAPSVSSTCFRADRSCDTGVCNLENRRFRQQGGAGFMVNPLAKIRTENQLIPEMVQ